AAATAAGCGCTGGCGAACGAGCGAGTGGTGCCGGGTTAACAGCCCGGCATCGTTTTATGAGCAGGGCGGTTTATGGATCAGGAGAATAGCGCTTCCCACGCACATTGGTTCCTTGTGGGTATGCGCGGTATCGTTAGCCTTCCGGCGATCATCCTGATGCTCTCATTCATCGGCTTTTGTGCGCTGACCGTGCAAGCCGGCATTCCCGTCGAGCAGGTGGTCTTCATGACCGGTATGGTCTGGGCCTTGCCGGCAAAGGTCATTCTCGTTGGCTCGATCATGGCCGGCGCCAACCTGCTGACGGCCTTTGTCGCAGTAACGCTGTCTTCCGTCCGCCTCATGCCCATGGTGGCCGCCCTTGTGCCGGAAATCCGGGGCCGACAAACGCCAACCTGGTTGCTTCTCTTTCTTTCCCATTTCGTGGCAATCACTGCCTGGGTCTATGCGATCGAGAAGGTTGCCGATGTTCCTCGCGAGCGTCGAGTCGCCTTTTTTGCCGGCTTCGGCATTACGCTTGTACTTGCCAACATGCTGCTCGTAGCCGTGGCCTACCGCTATGTCGCAACATTCCCGCCGATCGTTGCCGGCTGCCTGTTCTTCCTGACGCCGGTCTATTTTCTTGCCTCGATCTGGAATTCTGCGCGCCATCGCGTGGTTCATATCGCGCTGATCCTTGGCCTCGTTGCCGGACCGTTTTTCTATTGGCTCTTTCCCGAGTTCGACATCCTGCTGGCAGGGCTGATCGGCGGAACGGTCGCTTGGGCGGGGGAGAGAGCGTGGCGGCTGAGACGGGTGGCGAACGAGGAGGGGGGCCGATGACGTCGCTCGAAGGCTGGTGGGCCTATGCTTTCATCGCGATAGCTGGTTGGCTTGCAACCGATATCTGGCGCTGGCTTGGCGTCGTCGCGGGAAACCGGTTGCGAGAAGATTCAGAGGTGCTGAACTGGGTGCGCGCCGTGGCGACCGCACTTGTTGCCGCTGTCGTTGCCAAGCTTATTCTTTATCCCACGGGTGTCCTCGAAACATCGCCGCTTTGGTTGCGGCTCGGCTCGATCATCGTGGGCGCGGCGGCCTTCTTTGCAGCGGGCCAGAAGCCGGCCGTGGGGATCGCGACAGCCATTCTGGCCCTGGCGGCCGGCCTCTACTGGCTGGGCTTCTGAAGAGTCGTTTACTGGCCGAGAGCAGCCTTGAGCTTCTCGGCATTGGCGGCAAGAACGCCACCATCTTCCATCGTTCCGGAATGGGGCTTCATAGCGATTCCGTCCTTGCGCGGAACGATATGGAAATGCAGGTGGAAGACAGATTGGCCAGCCGGCGCCTCGTTGAACTGCATGATCGTCACGCCATCGGCATCGAAGGCTTTCTTGGCCGCAACCGCAACCTTCTGTACGACGGGAATGAGGGTCGCGAGCGTTGCGGGATCTGCGTCAAGGATGTTGCGCGACGCAGTCTTCGGAATAACCAGCGTATGACCCTCGGCCTGGGGCATCACATCCATAAAGGCGAAGACGTTATCGTCTTCATAGACGCGGTGCGAAGGGATTTCTCCGCGCAGAATTTTTGCAAAGATGTTGTTATCGTCGTAGCCAGAACCGCTCATGGTTCTCTTCCTTCCCTGATGTGATGTCTTTTATCAATCGTCGTGCTGCTGGCGCTCACCCTTGCGGAAGGGGCCGTGCTCTTCCAGCATCTCGCCGATCTCTTCGATTTCATGCCGCTCCCGCGCGAGATAATCGGCAACCGCGCGCCGCAGGCCCGGATGAGCAATGTAATGCGCGGAATGGGTGGTGACCGGCATATAACCGCGCGCAAGCTTGTGTTCGCCCTGGGCGCCGGCCTCGACGCGGGCAAGTCCCTTGGCAATCGCAAAGTCTATGGCCTGGTGATAGCAGACTTCGAAATGCAGGAAGGGGTGATCCTCGATCGCCCCCCAATGCCGGCCATAAAGCGCATCGCTGCCGATGAAGTTGATTGCTCCGGCAATGTATCGACCATCGCGCTTGGCCATGACGAGCAGGATGTCGTCGGCCATGCGCTCGCCGATCAACGAGTAGAACTTGCGCGTCAGATAGGGCCTGCCCCACTTGCGGCTTCCGGTGTCCATGTAGAAGGCGAAGAACTGGTCCCATATCCGCTCGGTCAGATCGCTGCCCGTCAGCCAGTCGATGGTGATGCCATGTTCCAGCGCCGCCCGACGCTCCTTCTTCAGCGCCTTGCGTTTGCGCGAGGCGAGGGTGTCGAGGAAATCGTCATGGCAGCCGTAACCGGCATTGGTGAAGTGGAACTGCTGATCCGTGCGGTGAAGGAAGCCAGCACCTTCGAGAATGGGAAGTTCTTCGGTCGGCAGGAAGGTGACATGGGCGGAGGAGGCGCCATGGCGGCGGGTCAGCTCCGTGAGGCCGGCGGCCAGAGCAGCACGCGTGTCGTCCACATTTTCGCCGGGGCGCACCAGAAGTCGCGGCCCTGTTGCCGGTGTGAAGGGAACTGAACTTTGGAGCTTGGGATAGTAATGTCCGCCAGCGCGAGCGAAGGCATCGGCCCAACCGTGGTCGAATACATATTCGCCCTGGCTGTGGTTTTTGAGGTAGCAGATAAGGCCGCCGGCAATGCGGCCTTTTCCGTCTTCGATCAGCAGATGTTGTCCGAGCCAGCCTGTCTCGGCCGTCGCAGAGCCCGATTCTTCAAGCGACGACAGATAGGCATGCGAGACAAACGGATTGTACATGCTCCCCGGCTGGCCCTTTGCCGCGCCGGAAAGTGTATCCCACTGGTCCCTGGCGATATCGCAGAAGGACGTTTCAACTCGGATTTTTATCTCGCCGGTCATTCTTTAAGCGGCAGATCCTTCCTTGGGGTCGAAGCCCTCGAACGTCATCTGGTCGGCATGGGCGAAGGTGGCTTCACCGTTGCGGACGGTCCAGGTGATCACCGGGCGCCCCAGCGTGCGCTGCGTCGTGATGAACGAATTTGGCAGATGCCCATAGAAATAGGAAATGAAATCAAGCCCGAGCTGCATCGCTTCTTCGTGAACGAAGAAAGTATCGGGGTTCGAGCCTTCCGCCGTCAGGCCGATCGGGCGGGGTGGATCGAGTGCCTTGA
This genomic stretch from Pararhizobium capsulatum DSM 1112 harbors:
- a CDS encoding HIT family protein, giving the protein MSGSGYDDNNIFAKILRGEIPSHRVYEDDNVFAFMDVMPQAEGHTLVIPKTASRNILDADPATLATLIPVVQKVAVAAKKAFDADGVTIMQFNEAPAGQSVFHLHFHIVPRKDGIAMKPHSGTMEDGGVLAANAEKLKAALGQ
- a CDS encoding AzlD domain-containing protein, with the protein product MTSLEGWWAYAFIAIAGWLATDIWRWLGVVAGNRLREDSEVLNWVRAVATALVAAVVAKLILYPTGVLETSPLWLRLGSIIVGAAAFFAAGQKPAVGIATAILALAAGLYWLGF
- a CDS encoding GNAT family N-acetyltransferase, which gives rise to MTGEIKIRVETSFCDIARDQWDTLSGAAKGQPGSMYNPFVSHAYLSSLEESGSATAETGWLGQHLLIEDGKGRIAGGLICYLKNHSQGEYVFDHGWADAFARAGGHYYPKLQSSVPFTPATGPRLLVRPGENVDDTRAALAAGLTELTRRHGASSAHVTFLPTEELPILEGAGFLHRTDQQFHFTNAGYGCHDDFLDTLASRKRKALKKERRAALEHGITIDWLTGSDLTERIWDQFFAFYMDTGSRKWGRPYLTRKFYSLIGERMADDILLVMAKRDGRYIAGAINFIGSDALYGRHWGAIEDHPFLHFEVCYHQAIDFAIAKGLARVEAGAQGEHKLARGYMPVTTHSAHYIAHPGLRRAVADYLARERHEIEEIGEMLEEHGPFRKGERQQHDD
- a CDS encoding AzlC family ABC transporter permease translates to MDQENSASHAHWFLVGMRGIVSLPAIILMLSFIGFCALTVQAGIPVEQVVFMTGMVWALPAKVILVGSIMAGANLLTAFVAVTLSSVRLMPMVAALVPEIRGRQTPTWLLLFLSHFVAITAWVYAIEKVADVPRERRVAFFAGFGITLVLANMLLVAVAYRYVATFPPIVAGCLFFLTPVYFLASIWNSARHRVVHIALILGLVAGPFFYWLFPEFDILLAGLIGGTVAWAGERAWRLRRVANEEGGR